The window CCCTTCACTAGAAATAAATTCGGTAAAAACAACATCGGCGCCATTTTCTTTACATAAGGTACGGAAAGGTGGATCGCTCACATCTTCCATAGGTGCAAGTAAGAGTGGGAAATCTGGTAATTCTATGTCGCCTATTTTAACCATGTTGCAAAGGTAAGATGTGTTTGTTGATCTCGCTTTCGCGAAAGCGGAATTATTTCAAAACTACTCTATTAATTTTAACTTTTTTTGAAGGCTAGTTTTTCTGAACGGCCTTTTTTAAAGATATTATTGCTGTTGTAATGTCCAGCACGTAGAGCCTTTTGTTCTTCATAAGGAAGCTGGATGATGTCGTTGCATTCTTCACTGCAACAGTTTTCTAGTTTTTCTTTGCATGAATCACATTGAATAAAAAGTAAATGACAAGCGTCGTTAGCACAATTAGTATGCGTGTCGCAAGGCTCACCACATTGATGACAATTTGCAATCACTTCTTCTCCTATCTTTTCTGAAAGCCTGTGGTCAAAAACAAAATTTTTACCCTTAAACTTATTTTCTAAGCCTTGCTCAGTAACTTGTCTATGGTATTCTATAATACCACCTTCTAGTTGGTAGACGTTCTCAAAGCCTTTATGCTTGTAATAGGCACTTGCTTTTTCACAACGTATACCACCAGTACAATACATGACCAGTTTTTTGTCTTGTTTATTGTCTTTCAGTTTATCCTCTATATAATCTAGGCTATCTCTAAAGGTATCGACATCTGGTGTCCAGGCATTTTTAAAATGACCTATTTCTGACTCGTAATGATTACGCATGTCCACAAGAACAGTGTCTGGATCTTCTATAAGATCGTTAAAAGAAGTTGCATTCACATGAATTCCCTTGTTAGTAACATCAAAAGTGGCGTCTTCTAGTCCATCAGCAACGATTTTGTTGCGTACTTTGATTTTAAGCTTTAAAAAACTTTCATTATCATGTTCACGTGCGATGTTAAGACGTACGTTTTCTAAGAAATTGATATGATCTAGGAAGTGTTTAAATTCTTCAAAACGATCAGCAGGAATAGAAAGCTGCGCGTTGATTCCTTCATGAGCTACATAAATTCTACCTAACACATCCATGGGATGCCAGTGTAAGAATAAATGATCTCTTAATAATTGAGGGTTTCCGATGTTATGATACTGATAGAAAGAAATAGTAAGGCGCTCTTTTCCAGCCTCACGTATTAAAACACGTCTTTCTTCAGCACTTAATTTGTTATACAGTTGCATGCTATAAACAGTTTATGTGTTGAATATTCTGCAAAGATAGGAAGAATTACCAAATGATAACTCTTTGTTTTTAATCGTTTTAAGATGTGTGTTTAACAATTAGTTATCATAATATTAAGATAATATTTTAATTATGCGTATTTTTTGCGCTGCAAATAATTAAATAATTGAGAATCTAAATAATAATCTTATGAAATTAAAATTACTTTTATTGAGTCTTTTATACACTTTTACGTGTTTAATAACTACTGCTCAACCTCCTAACGACACTTTTGCTGGAGCTATTCCGATTGTGATACCTACTCAAGGAGCAGCTTCACCGCAATTCACATTACCTTTTTCATCAGATGGGACCACTGATAGTGGACTAGATAATGCTGGTTGTTCTAACTCTGGTAATGATCAGTTTTTTACTTGGACGGCTACTAGTCTTTCTTTAACATTTAATTCATTGTCACCAGGTAATCCAGGTGTTGCAGTTTATGATGGATCCATGACATTAATTTCATGTACTGATACATTTGTGTCTGGTCAAACAGTTTCAGGATGGGCGCTTAATGATAATGTAGTAATTAAGATATTTGATTTTCAAGGTTCCAATGCGGATGTTGCATTTGACCTATTCACAATTCCTTGTCCAGCTCCTGATAATCTAGATGTGACTCCATCAATTACCTCTGCCGACGTCACTTGGACTAATAATTCTACTTCTACAGAAACAATATTAGAGTATGGAATTAGTGGCTTTACCGCAGGTTCTGGAACTACTATAAACATATCTGGTGGACTTACAACAGCAACGATCCCTAGTTTAATGGCAAATACAGAATATGATTATATACTAACTCAGGATTGTTCTGCTACGGGAGATGGTACTTCCACGGAAGCAACTGGAAGTTTTACAACATTATGTAACCCAATAACCCCAGATTATCTGGCTGATATGTCTTTAAATGTTCCCGATTGTTGGGCTGAAGCAAATAGCGGTAACGCTGCTAGCGGGCCTTCGGATTTAGGCGCAGGTTTATGGAGTGCTTCAAATCATAATGGAACGCCGAGTAATAGAATCAATTTATTCTCTAATACTAGAAGCGACTGGATTATATCTCCAGTTTTTGATTTATCCACAGCTGCTCCAAGTGAACTTAATATTTATGTAGCACTAACAGAATCTTCTACAAGTGGAACAGGAGCTGATTTAGGCTCTGATGATAGAGTTAGCCTGTTGATGACTACCGACAATGGTGCGACATGGACAGAAATGCAAGCTTGGGTACAAGGTACTGTTCCAACGGACATTGGTGAATCTATAACGTATGACTTATCAAGTATTACTGGTAGTGTTCAATTTGCTTTTCTTGGTGATGAAGGAAGTGTAAACGATCTTGAAGACGTTTACTTTCACGTAAGTACATTTCAAGTTAGGGAAACACCAACTTGTCCAGATACTATAAATCTGACTTTATTAAGTTTTACTGATGTAGATGCTACTATAAATTTTGATAGTGGTAATGTTTCAAGTTTAGGAAATTACGAGTATTCGTTAACCACAGTTTCAGGAGCTACTCCAGCAGTTTCAGGTTCATGGACAGACGTTGCTGGAGCAAATCCTAACGTTACTTATACAATTTCAGGTTTGAGCCCAGAAACTGAATACTTTGTTCATGTTAGGGAGGTTTGTGCTGTTGGTAATGAAGGTCCTTGGTCTATTACTCCTGTAACTTTTACAACAGCTTGTTCTCCTATCGCAGCTCCATATTTAGAAGATTTTGAAATGTTCACAACTTCAACATCTGCATTTACATCAGGAAATTGCTGGTCAGGAACGGGAGGATCTTATTTTTGGGAAACTGCTCCTGGAACTGATACTAGTTCTACGGGAACAGGTCCTGCACCATCTATTACTACCGGAAATTATTTCTTTA is drawn from Nonlabens dokdonensis DSW-6 and contains these coding sequences:
- the trhO gene encoding oxygen-dependent tRNA uridine(34) hydroxylase TrhO, which gives rise to MQLYNKLSAEERRVLIREAGKERLTISFYQYHNIGNPQLLRDHLFLHWHPMDVLGRIYVAHEGINAQLSIPADRFEEFKHFLDHINFLENVRLNIAREHDNESFLKLKIKVRNKIVADGLEDATFDVTNKGIHVNATSFNDLIEDPDTVLVDMRNHYESEIGHFKNAWTPDVDTFRDSLDYIEDKLKDNKQDKKLVMYCTGGIRCEKASAYYKHKGFENVYQLEGGIIEYHRQVTEQGLENKFKGKNFVFDHRLSEKIGEEVIANCHQCGEPCDTHTNCANDACHLLFIQCDSCKEKLENCCSEECNDIIQLPYEEQKALRAGHYNSNNIFKKGRSEKLAFKKS